The sequence below is a genomic window from Oligoflexia bacterium.
ACAAACAAATCTAAACAATAACTATGTATTAATACATGATGCAGCTAGATGTTTATTTAACAGCGAGGACTTAAGTGAAGCTATTCAGGTCTGCGACGATGCAGATGGTGTGATTTATGCTTCTCCGCTCAGTGACTCCATTAAGCATGTTGAGTTGAGACGAATTAAAGAATCCGTGGATCGCAGTAAACTCTGGGCCATGCAAACCCCGCAAATATTCAAACGCAGTTTTATTACGCAAGCGTATGAAAAAGCCATCCGCGATCAATTTTTTGCAACGGATGATGCACAAGTGGCAGAATACAAACAAGGCTTGGTTAAGGTATTTCCTTCTAGGCACATCAATTTAAAATTAACCCAAGCAGCCGATGTTGCATTGTTTGCCGCATTGTTGCAGTTAAAAGAGAGGCAAGATGTTTAGAATAGGACAAGGCATAGATATTCATGCATTTACATCTGAACGAAACAATATTGTTTTGGGTGGTGTAGAGATTGAACATGATATGGGGCTGGCAGGGCACTCAGATGCCGATGCCTTGATTCATGCCATTTGTGATGCCATGCTCGGCGCCTTGGCCATGGGTGACATTGGCCAATATTTTTCTGACACAGATCCCGCCTATAAAAATGCCAACAGTGAAATGTTTTTACAAAAGATTTATGCCATGGTTTTGGACAAAGGTTGGCATATGGCCAATATTGATAGCACCATCATGACTGAGCAACCCAAAATTGCACCGTATGTTCCCAGTATGCAACAAAACCTAGCCAAAATTTTAGATCTTAATACCAATCAAGTCAGCATCAAAGCGACAAGAGCGGAGAAGCTAGGCAGTTTAGGCAGGCAAGAAGGCTTAATGGCCATGGCCAATGTGCTGTTGTATAAAAAATAGTGAGTCCACGAGGCTGCTTTATGCAGCCGAGTGCATAGTGGGGTGAAAAAAGCAAAACCACGTTTTGCTTTAAACATACTTTTCAGTCAATACAAAAATCTACTTACAAACAGGATGAACAAAAATATCATCTGCAGAAAGGGTAGAGATGGTGTCAAGTAGTAAGTCCTTGAAGCCTATGGAGTGTGACTCCCCTATCATTAATTGAATGTAAGTCACTTCATCAGATGTATCATCATGGGTGTTGATTTCAGATAAAAGGTGCTTAACAATATTTGCCCAATGATAATTACGCCAAAGAATGGTATATTTAATATAATTTTCTGCTTCGTTTGGATATTGATTAAACAGTGCATGACTGTATGTTGGATGCATAGATTTTACCATATCAAAATAAGGATTCATGTTTTTAGGATAGGTTTTCTTGGATTGGGCAAGAATTGTTAAAAATTCTTCCATCTTAGTTTTAAGAAAAGTGATTTCTCTTTTGGCATCATCAAGGGCTTTTTTAAGATTAATACCAGTAAATTTTTGTCCATTGGGGTATTGCCCTTCTTCAAAAGAGTAGTTTTCTGATGAATATTGATTGAGTTTATCAGAAAAATTTTTATTATAGAACTCAACCGTAGTTGGGTCTTTACCTTCTAAAAAAGTAGATTGAATGAGTTCCCATTGAGAATGCAACAATTTTTGAAAATCAGATGTCATTGGATCACTCAAAGGCATAATTAAATTATTAGGAATTTCGTCTAGGTTGGCCATGGTTTTTATCTCGTTTTCTAGGCTTTGAGATTGACCAGTCATAAAGAAAATAACTTTAGCAAGTCCACCCAAGGCAAGAATTTTTGGATCTTCTAAGCCAATGATTGATTTTGTATCATCATTGATAATTTGATCACGCAATTCGAAAAATTCAGCATTAACAATAAATGTATCTTTAAGCCGTCTGTTTTTCTCCCAAATAAAACCATCTACCGCGACGTAGTAATTTTCATGATCAAGTGCAAATGCCATATGATCATGTTTTACTCGTTTACAAGTAGGTGAATGGCGTTCAGGGAAAATTTCTACAATAGTTCTTGAAAAGGCATTGTGCGCAGCAAACAATCCTAGGATAAGAAAAATAAAAACTT
It includes:
- the ispD gene encoding 2-C-methyl-D-erythritol 4-phosphate cytidylyltransferase: MSIAKHKLSVVIPAGGSGTRMQLGQAKQYLKINGKMVLEYTLQAFESHAWVDEIILVLPEEDLASKPVSFWRDLGFLKVKHCVAGGQSRQESVWQGLQQTNLNNNYVLIHDAARCLFNSEDLSEAIQVCDDADGVIYASPLSDSIKHVELRRIKESVDRSKLWAMQTPQIFKRSFITQAYEKAIRDQFFATDDAQVAEYKQGLVKVFPSRHINLKLTQAADVALFAALLQLKERQDV
- the ispF gene encoding 2-C-methyl-D-erythritol 2,4-cyclodiphosphate synthase, whose translation is MFRIGQGIDIHAFTSERNNIVLGGVEIEHDMGLAGHSDADALIHAICDAMLGALAMGDIGQYFSDTDPAYKNANSEMFLQKIYAMVLDKGWHMANIDSTIMTEQPKIAPYVPSMQQNLAKILDLNTNQVSIKATRAEKLGSLGRQEGLMAMANVLLYKK